The following coding sequences lie in one Pungitius pungitius chromosome 18, fPunPun2.1, whole genome shotgun sequence genomic window:
- the zmp:0000001301 gene encoding rab9 effector protein with kelch motifs, giving the protein MALASGHWLEKEERGEAPSPRHGHALALAGNVAFLFGGASSINQEEDMTVYFSDFYMLTVSPDDVTWEEIPQRGEVPTAREGHTLCVVKGKLYLFGGACSRGATECLPGVYSFDIVSLTWDRLAVGGVALRTLRHGAVAVGDNIYAYGGILRGNPTDDLMVFNTASLTWTPVKTSGSLPPALWGQSFALVGDQVYMSGGYEAGGVFCNDFHVLNTETLQWQKWEVKGDSPAPCRGQTLSAHHDKDIYLFGGKTTNEDGTATPTNEIHKLSISKMKWKVPLYVGIPPARRHGHSAFILHSHLYVFGGKNEEQEFNDLKVMKLINPSERQPVMREILSEFGLQGVSHSFTPTKVPNVRYELSEWAPLDQATTTAANAQAVFYRDFSAVRDEAMRKIQTAFTLLDQEFQNMERERSDLSQAAAALQREKEGHEAGRQQQQQELQEMLDRHRSQNEAWLRARAEENDRERRELCRLREEVLQEQERLKEEQNSIQKRSEHLLSIMQQFKGM; this is encoded by the exons ATGGCTCTAGCCAGCGGTCATTggctggagaaagaggagaggggagaagcTCCGAGTCCAAG ACATGGCCACGCTTTAGCTTTGGCAGGGAACGTGGCCTTCCTGTTCGGAGGAGCTTCCAGCATCAACCAAGAG GAGGACATGACTGTTTACTTCAGCGACTTCTACATGCTAACAG TTTCTCCTGATGACGTGACATGGGAGGAGATACCTCAGCGCGGAGAAGTTCCCACAGCCAGAGAAGGACACACGCTTTG TGTTGTGAAAGGAAAGCTGTATCTGTTTGGAGGAGCGTGCAGCCGCGGCGCCACAGAGTGTCTGCCGGGAGTCTACAGCTTTGACATAG TGTCTCTGACTTGGGATCGCTTGGCGGTCGGCGGCGTGGCCCTCAGAACCCTCAGACACGGCGCTGTTGCCGTGGGAGACAACATCTACGCGTACGGAGGCATTCTGAGAGGAAATCCAACCGACGACCTCATGGTCTTCAacacag CGTCTCTCACCTGGACGCCGGTAAAAACTAGCGGATCGCTGCCTCCTGCCCT gtggggTCAGAGTTTTGCTCTGGTGGGAGATCAGGTGTATATGTCTGGAGGTTATGAAGCAGGTGGAGTTTTCTGTAATGACTTCCATGTTCTCAATACAG AGACCTTGCAGTGGCAGAAGTGGGAGGTGAAGGGAGACTCACCGGCACCCTGCAGAGGACAAACACTGTCTGCACATCACgataaa GATATCTACCTGTTCGGCGGCAAAACCACAAATGAGGACGGCACGGCGACGCCTACCAATGAAATCCATAAACTCAGTATTT CTAAGATGAAGTGGAAGGTTCCTCTGTACGTTGGAATACCTCCGGCCCGGCGCCATGGACACAGCGCCTTCATTCTCCACAGCCAC CTGTATGTGTTTGGAGGGAAGAACGAGGAGCAGGAGTTCAATGACCTGAAAGTGATGAAACTCATAAACCCCTCAGAGAGACAACCAG TGATGAGGGAGATCCTGTCAGAGTTCGGTCTGCAGGGAGTCAGCCACAG CTTCACACCCACGAAGGTTCCCAACGTTCGCTACGAGCTGAGCGAGTGGGCTCCGCTCGACCAGGCCACAACCACGGCGGCTAATGCACAG GCGGTTTTCTACAGAGACTTCAGTGCAGTTCGAGATGAGGCTATGAGAAAAATCCAGACAGCCTTTACTCTGCTGGACCAGGAGTTCCAGAACATGGAGCG AGAGAGGTCAGATTTATctcaagctgctgcagctctgcaaagagagaaagaaggtcATGAAGCCGGcagacaacaacagcaacag gagctgcaggagatgcTGGACAGACACCGCTCTCAGAATGAGGCGTGGCTCCGAGCGAGAGCGGAGGAGAACGACCGAGAGAGGAGGGAGCTCTGCAGACTCAGA gaggaggtgctgcaggagcaggagaggctgaaggaggagcagaaCAGCATCCAGAAACGCAGCGAGCACCTTCTTTCCATCATGCAGCAGTTCAAAGGAATGTGA
- the LOC119226698 gene encoding spindlin-1 — protein MKSPPGHRDTADEGHAGVSENMMKRKNPHKKQKSSLSPATKVLSQPSHNMVGCRIQHVWKEGGGHVVWKGAVLDQVPVNPSLYLIKYDGFDCIYGLELLKDERVQGLEVLPDRLAKSRLTDVNLADSMIGKAVEHMFETEEGPKEEWRGMVLARAPIMTNWFYITYEKDPVLYMYQLLDDYKEGDLRIMPDSNDGVPAEREPGEVLDSLVGKQVEYAKEDGGKRTGMVIHQVEAKPSVYFIKFDDDFLIYVYDLVKTS, from the exons ATGAAGAGCCCTccaggacacagagacacggctgatgaag GGCATGCAGGTGTTTCTGAAAacatgatgaagaggaagaatcCCCACAA GAAACAGAAAAGCAGTCTGAGTCCGGCCACCAAAGTCCTGTCACAGCCCAGTCACAACATGGTCGGCTGCAGGATCCAACACGTgtggaaagaaggaggaggacacgTGGTGTGGAAAGGAGCCGTGCTCGACCAG GTTCCAGTGAACCCGTCTCTCTATCTGATAAAGTACGATGGCTTTGACTGCATTTATGGTCTGGAGCTCCTTAAAGATGAGCGGGTCCAGGGTCTGGAAGTGCTCCCGGACCGACTGG CAAAATCGCGTCTAACAGACGTCAACCTGGCCGACTCCATGATTGGGAAAGCGGTGGAGCACATGTTTGAGACGGAGGAGGGTCCGAAGGAGGAGTGGAGGGGGATGGTGCTGGCCCGGGCTCCCATCATGACCAACTGGTTCTACATCACCTACGAGAAAGACCCGGTCCTCTACATGTACCAGCTGCTGGACGACTACAAAGAGGGAGACCTCCGCATCATGCCCGACTCAA ACGACGGCGTCCCGGCGGAGAGGGAGCCTGGCGAGGTGCTGGACAGCCTGGTGGGCAAACAGGTGGAGTACGCCAAAGAGGACGGCGGCAAACGGACGGGCATGGTCATCCATCAGGTGGAGGCCAAGCCCTCCGTCTACTTCATTAAGTTTGACGACGACTTCCTCATTTACGTGTACGACCTGGTGAAAACTTCGTAG
- the dnajc25 gene encoding dnaJ homolog subfamily C member 25, with product MAAPTQRCRRSGGFAGCPPTTRPRWWLALLLVSVSSLPAVTALVDGLYCGTEVCYDVLGVSREAVKLDIARAYRQLARRYHPDRFRPGDPGSEGETRESAHMKFLLIATAYETLKDEDTRRDYDYMLDHPEEYYQHYYTYYRRQLTPKVDVRIVILVTICAISIFQYYSWHSSYNEALNYLVTVPKYRIQATEIAKQQGLLNRTKEKGKNRRSKEEIREQEEEVIRDIIKNKIDIKGGYQKPNVSDILLIQIVLSPYYLTQYVSWYASWFYRFTFCREEYGEEDKFYIIRRNMKMSQSQFDGIDENTRQSFLDKRLWIKENYELYRKEQEEEMKVKMATDPRMKRYRRWMKNEGPGRLTFVDD from the exons ATGGCTGCCCCCACGCAGCGCTGCCGCCGCAGCGGAGGGTTTGCTGGGTGTCCGCCGACGACGAGGCCTCGGTGGTGGCTCGCGTTGCTCCTGGTCTCCGTGTCCTCCCTGCCGGCGGTGACCGCGCTGGTGGACGGCCTCTACTGCGGCACGGAAGTGTGTTACGATGTGCTCGGTGTCAGTCGGGAGGCCGTCAAGTTGGATATCGCCCGGGCTTACCGGCAGCTGGCCCGCCGGTACCACCCGGACCGCTTCAGGCCGGGAGACCCCGGCTCGGAGGGGGAGACCCGTGAGTCCGCGCATATGAAGTTCCTGCTCATCGCCACCGCGTACGAGACGTTAAAG GACGAGGACACTCGGAGGGACTACGACTACATGCTGGACCACCCCGAGGAGTACTACCAGCACTACTACACCTACTACCGCCGACAGCTCACCCCCAAGGTGGACGTCCGAATCGTCATCTTGGTCACCATCTGTGCCATCTCCATCTTCCAG TATTACAGCTGGCACAGCAGCTACAACGAGGCCCTCAACTACCTGGTGACGGTGCCCAAGTACCGGATCCAGGCCACGGAGATCGCCAAGCAGCAGGGCCTCCTCAACCGCACCAAAGAGAAGGGCAAGAACCGCCGCTCCAAGGAGGAGATCCgcgagcaagaggaggaggtgatccGTGACATCATCAAAAACAAGATCGACATCAAGGGCGGCTACCAGAAGCCCAACGTGTCGGACATCCTGCTGATCCAGATCGTGCTCTCCCCCTACTACCTGACCCAGTACGTCTCCTGGTACGCCTCCTGGTTTTACCGCTTCACCTTCTGCAGGGAGGAGTACGGTGAGGAGGACAAGTTCTACATCATCAG GAGAAACATGAAGATGTCTCAGTCCCAGTTTGACGGCATTGATGAAAACACCCGACAGTCTTTCCTGGACAAGCGGCTCTGGATCAAAGAAAACTATGAG TTGTACagaaaggagcaggaggaggagatgaaggtgaagatGGCGACCGACCCGAGGATGAAGAGGTACCGCCGCTGGATGAAGAACGAGGGGCCGGGCCGGCTGACGTTCGTTGACGACTAA
- the LOC134107213 gene encoding GTPase IMAP family member 8-like isoform X2, with the protein MEMNNTFKIIKTPDLFEKEHPNPDQLIIDFLAHCHPSPDLFILAIDTENSEEEKVVDQIKQLQEFFGENSTEHLVILFEDIKRLPSHDHLKKKFKTRLATANENLSVECKKWCSDRPRFVYDYKNYSEDVVKRRKAALEKISQNGDPLDQHGRKGNSVSEAGDDIFNIVLLGLSGTGKSASANTILTALGTKNESKHLFKSEANSMMTTTRCEVKYVKNSSRGRVRLVDTPDFLDDTLEDAQAQVDECKKYCQREQCVVLLVVQAGRFTESERDILPKLEDVLGWKIREKTIVLLTHGEELEESLDDYVRAQAGLLNLVEQCGGRYHRFNNKSKKNKQVRKLIKKIPNYEHSSQF; encoded by the exons ATGGAAATGAACaatactttcaaaataataaagacgcCTGACCTCTTTGAAAAAGAACATCCGAACCCAGATCAGCTGATTATTGACTTCCTGGCACACTGTCATCCATCCCCTGATCTGTTCATACTGGCCATCGATACAGAAAattcagaggaggaaaaagttGTGGATCAAATCAAGCAACTTCAAGAATTCTTTGGAGAAAATTCCACAGAGCATTTGGTCATTCTGTTCGAGGACATCAAACGACTCCCTTCGCACGATCATCTGAAGAAAAAGTTCAAAACCCGTTTGGCGACTGCCAATGAAAACCTCTCCGTGGAATGTAAGAAGTGGTGTTCAGACCGCCCACGCTTCGTATATGACTACAAGAACTACAGTGAAGATGTTGTGAAGAGAAGAAAGGCAGCCCTAGAGAAGATAAG TCAAAATGGCGATCCACTGGATCAACATGGGAGAAAAG GTAACAGTGTCAGTGAGGCGGGAGATGACATATTTAACATTGTTCTGCTGGGACTAAGTGGGACGGGGAAGAGTGCATCAGCAAACACCATCCTTACTGCCCTCGGCACCAAAAATGAATCCAAACACCTTTTTAAATCTGAGGCAAACTCCATGATGACAACAACCCGGTGTGAGGTCAAATATGTGAAGAACTCATCAAGGGGAAGGGTGAGACTGGTCGACACTCCGGACTTCCTTGATGACACCCTGGAAGACGCTCAGGCGCAGGTCGATGAGTGCAAGAAGTACTGTCAGCGAGAGCAGTGCGTGGTGCTTCTCGTTGTGCAGGCGGGCCGGTTCacggagagcgagagagacattTTACCGAAGCTGGAGGACGTGTTGGGCTGGAAGATCAGAGAGAAGACCATTGTCCTGCTGACCCATGGGGAGGAACTTGAAGAAAGTCTAGATGATTACGTGAGAGCACAGGCGGGCCTTTTGAACCTCGTTGAACAGTGTGGTGGTCGTTATCACCGTTTCAACAACAAGTCCAAGAAAAATAAGCAAGTCAGAAAGCTCATCAAGAAAATTCCAAACTATGAACACAGTTCTCAATTTTAA
- the LOC134107213 gene encoding uncharacterized protein LOC134107213 isoform X1, whose protein sequence is MEMNNTFKIIKTPDLFEKEHPNPDQLIIDFLAHCHPSPDLFILAIDTENSEEEKVVDQIKQLQEFFGENSTEHLVILFEDIKRLPSHDHLKKKFKTRLATANENLSVECKKWCSDRPRFVYDYKNYSEDVVKRRKAALEKISQNGDPLDQHGRKGAYRVTPPTSQDASAVAAPGHPVGNSVSEAGDDIFNIVLLGLSGTGKSASANTILTALGTKNESKHLFKSEANSMMTTTRCEVKYVKNSSRGRVRLVDTPDFLDDTLEDAQAQVDECKKYCQREQCVVLLVVQAGRFTESERDILPKLEDVLGWKIREKTIVLLTHGEELEESLDDYVRAQAGLLNLVEQCGGRYHRFNNKSKKNKQVRKLIKKIPNYEHSSQF, encoded by the exons ATGGAAATGAACaatactttcaaaataataaagacgcCTGACCTCTTTGAAAAAGAACATCCGAACCCAGATCAGCTGATTATTGACTTCCTGGCACACTGTCATCCATCCCCTGATCTGTTCATACTGGCCATCGATACAGAAAattcagaggaggaaaaagttGTGGATCAAATCAAGCAACTTCAAGAATTCTTTGGAGAAAATTCCACAGAGCATTTGGTCATTCTGTTCGAGGACATCAAACGACTCCCTTCGCACGATCATCTGAAGAAAAAGTTCAAAACCCGTTTGGCGACTGCCAATGAAAACCTCTCCGTGGAATGTAAGAAGTGGTGTTCAGACCGCCCACGCTTCGTATATGACTACAAGAACTACAGTGAAGATGTTGTGAAGAGAAGAAAGGCAGCCCTAGAGAAGATAAG TCAAAATGGCGATCCACTGGATCAACATGGGAGAAAAG GAGCCTATCGCGTGACTCCGCCCACCTCACAAGACGCCTCGGCAGTAGCAGCACCCGGACATCCCGTTG GTAACAGTGTCAGTGAGGCGGGAGATGACATATTTAACATTGTTCTGCTGGGACTAAGTGGGACGGGGAAGAGTGCATCAGCAAACACCATCCTTACTGCCCTCGGCACCAAAAATGAATCCAAACACCTTTTTAAATCTGAGGCAAACTCCATGATGACAACAACCCGGTGTGAGGTCAAATATGTGAAGAACTCATCAAGGGGAAGGGTGAGACTGGTCGACACTCCGGACTTCCTTGATGACACCCTGGAAGACGCTCAGGCGCAGGTCGATGAGTGCAAGAAGTACTGTCAGCGAGAGCAGTGCGTGGTGCTTCTCGTTGTGCAGGCGGGCCGGTTCacggagagcgagagagacattTTACCGAAGCTGGAGGACGTGTTGGGCTGGAAGATCAGAGAGAAGACCATTGTCCTGCTGACCCATGGGGAGGAACTTGAAGAAAGTCTAGATGATTACGTGAGAGCACAGGCGGGCCTTTTGAACCTCGTTGAACAGTGTGGTGGTCGTTATCACCGTTTCAACAACAAGTCCAAGAAAAATAAGCAAGTCAGAAAGCTCATCAAGAAAATTCCAAACTATGAACACAGTTCTCAATTTTAA